DNA from Desulfatiglans anilini DSM 4660:
GTCCGGTGGATGTGATTCGCATGGAGCAAAAGGACGGCGTTCGAAGGATATGGAATACGGACTTCGAGATGGTCCGGTGCGAAGACACCGGGCGGTATATCGCACCGAAAAAACAGCTGGAGTACATTTCGAAATTCACAGGTCTTCCTTTGCAGGATTTTGTGGCCCGTAAGTGCAAATAGGTTTGTATTTGTAGTAGCAGGGTAGCGAAATAAATTTACAAATTTTTGATCATCAAAAGTGAGATTCTCAGTGGGTTCGGTATCGCTCTTTGGTACGGATAATCGCTGAATAGAGTAAATAATTATTTTCGATTTAATCACATGTTATGGAGTGTACATCATGAGAAGGAAAGTTACAGTTATTGGGTGTGGCAATGTAGGGGCAACAGTCGCAATGCGCCTTGCGGAGAAGGAGTTAGCAGATGTTGTTTTAATAGACATCCTGGAAAATGTGCCAGCGGGAAAGGCACTAGATCTTTCAGAGGCAGCACCGATTGAAAAACATGACTGTAAAATCACAGGTGTATCGAATGATTACAGCGAAGCGAAGGACTCGGATATTGTTATAATAACTGCGGGCATTCCTAGAAAACCAGGGATGAGTCGGGATGATCTGTTATCGACCAATATGGTTATTATGAAATCAGTAGTTGAAAAAATTGCCTTAGTAGCTCCTAATACGATACTTATTATCGTGAGCAATCCACTGGATGCGATGTGCCATGTTGCTTATGAAGTTTCTAAATTCCCCAAAAAGAAAATTTTAGGTATGGCGGGTGTTTTAGACTCAGCTCGTTTCCGTACTTTCATCGCAATGGAATTAAATGTTTCCATTGAAAATACCCATGCCTTTGTTTTAGGCGGCCATGGGGACTCAATGGTTCCTTTGCCTCGTTATTCTACTGTGGCCGGAATTCCAATCACCGAATTGATGCCATCCGAGCGGATTGAGGCCTTGGTGGAACGTACACGAAATGGAGGTGCAGAAATTGTAGGATTATTGAAAACTGGAAGTGCGTATTATGCTCCAGCTTCTGCTGCTGTTGAAATGGCTGAAGCCATTTTGAAAGATAAGAAGAAGATACTTCCGTGCGCAGCGTATCTTGAAGGCGAATACGGGATTAAAAATCTCTTCATGGGCGTGCCGGTTAAATTAGGTGCAAAGGGCATTGAAGAGATCATTGAAATAGAATTATCGCCGGATGAGGAAAGGTCGCTTCGCGGATCTGCCGATGCCGTGCAACAACTCGTTAATGATCTTAACCGGTTGAAAATGTAATAAAAATTCGTGAAAAAGGAATGAATATCGGCAGAAACGGAGAAATAAGAATGGTTGGAGAAGTGGATTGCAGGGGCGATATTGCTGATAATGCAAAGAAATGGTCTGATGGGGTAGAAAAAAAAATAAATAAACACCCAGAGAGAAAAGCTAACTTTATAAATCCTTCCGGTATTCCTATTAAACGGCTATATTCTCCTGTCGACACATACAATGTTGGCTATATCGAAGAACTGGGCTTCCCTGGGGAATTTCCCTTTACGAGGGGGGTGCAGCCAACGATGTACAGAACTCAATATTGGACTATGAGGCAGTATGCGGGATTCGCTTCGGCCGAGGAATCAAATCGACGCTATAAATTCCTTCTGGAGCAAGGTCAGACCGGTCTCTCTGTAGCTTTCGACTTGCCAACGCAGATTGGTTATGATTCTGATGACGATATGGCTATTGGGGAAGTGGGGAAAGTTGGAGTAGCCATAGATTCCCTGAAAGATATGGAAATTCTATTTAATGGTATTCCTCTTGATACGGTCAGTACATCGATGACCATCAATGCTCCAGCTGCCGTATTATTGGCTATGTACATTGTCGTTGGTGAAAAACAAGGTGTATCATCAGATAAGCTGAGGGGTACTATACAGAATGATATTCTTAAAGAGTATTCTGCACGCGGTACCTATATATTCCCGCCAAAACCCTCTATGAGGGTTATTACCGATATATTTTCCTATTGTGCTTCTAATGTGCCATTGTGGAATACAATCAGTATTAGCGGATATCATATCAGAGAAGCAGGGTCAACGGCTGTTCAGGAGATCGCTTTCACACTTGCTGATGGGATCGCTTATGTTGAAGCTGCAATAACTGCAGGTCTTGATGTGGATACATTTGCGCCTAGACTCTCATTTTTTTTCAATGCACATTCGGATTTTTTCGAAGAAATCGCTAAATACAGGGCAGCACGAAAATTGTGGGCAAAAATCATGAAAGAAAGATTTGGGGCGAAAAATCCTAAATCCATGATGATGCGTTTTCATACGCAAACAGCCGGATGCACACTGACAGCGCAGCAGCCAAAGAATAATATCGTTCGGGTTGCCTTCCAGGCCTTAGCTGCTGTGCTGGGCGGGACCCAATCATTGCACACTAATTCCATGGATGAGGCGTTATGTTTGCCATCTGAAGAAGCAGTCCAGGTGGCTCTGCGCACCCAACAGTTGATTGCCCATGAGACAGGCGCCGGAGACACTGTCGACCCATTGGGCGGCTCTTACTACCTTGAAAATTTGACTAACGAAATCTGTCAAAAGGCGGAGGCCTATATCCAGAAAATCGATAAGATGGGAGGTGCGGTGGAGGTTATTGAAAACGGCTTCATCCAACGGGAAATTCAGGAGAGTGCTTATAAGTGGCAACAGGAAATAGAGCAGAAGAAGCGGGTGGTCGTCGGCATGAATTCGTTCCATGTAGAGGAGGAAAAAGAGGGGGACCTACAGAGAGTCGATCCACAAGTCAGATTGACTCAGATCGAAGCGCTTAACAGCCTCAAATTGACGAGAGATAGGTATAAGGTAGAAAGTAGCCTGACTAGTTTGGAAAATTGTGCTCGGGGAAAAGATAATCTGATGCCTTATATCCTCGAATCTGTTCGCAGTTATGCGACTCTTGGTGAAATCTGTCGTGTGCTAAAAAGTGTATTTGGTGAATATGCTCAGGTAAAAACATTCGGGTAAGGCAGCTTGATCTATTATTTTTATTATATAATCCATGTTTGTTTGGCTGAGTTAAATTATAATTGACATTGGAATTTGTATTTTGACGCACCGAGTTAGCCTGCTTATTTAGCATTGACAATAAACTCGAGCGCCAAATTTCTGTTCTAGCAACAAAATATTGGAGCCCTTTTCGTATGGAAGACAATAGGATACGTGTGCTTGCTGCTAAACCTGGATTAGACGGACATGACAGAGGCATAAAGGTGATTGCCTGTGCTCTAATGGAAGCCGGGATGGAGGTTATATATACTGGTCTCCGTCAATCCCCTTCACAGATAGTTGATGCTGCAATTCAAGAGGATGTTGACGTGATTGCTATGAGTATATTATCGGGTGCACATGATTACCTTTTCCCAAAGGTGATGGATCTATTGAAGGAAAGAAATGTTGATGATATTTTGGTGATAGGTGGTGGAATTATTCCAGACGGGGATATTCCCGAATTAAAGAAGGCCGGCATAGCGGAAATATTTGGTCCAGGAACTCCTACCGATCAAATAATATCTTTCATCCGATGCCATACTCCGTTTTCAAAAAGTTTACCATAAATATAGGTTTGTTTCGCCAGTTACGAATCGTTGTGTTTTTGTATAGGTATAGGGGAAAGCACATTTCCTGGAGTGCTTTCTAATGAAGTTACTGTAAGCGATTACAGGGGGTTATGGCGGGGCCGGCAGGAGCTTTCTTCATGATCCATTCCAACCGCTCGAAGGCCTCCTTCGAAGCATTGATCAAGGACTGGGCCGGCATCCTGGTCTCGGACGGATACAGCGTGTACCGCCGATGGGTCGGGCTGCGGCAAACCTGCCTTGCCCATCTGATCCGCAAGGCCAAGGAACTCTCCGAAAGGAAAGACCCGGATATAAAACGCTTCGGTCTCTGGGCAACTCATGAACTCCAACGACTATGCCATATGGCCAAGGCTCCCCCCCCGTCGGGGAGTGGCAGGCCTTTTATGCTCGTTTGATCCGCCTGATCACCCTTCCGGAGGACCGGAAGGATGATGCCGGCAGATTTGCACGCCGTCTTCGCAGGGGAAATCGAAAGCCTTTGGACGTTTCTCTCCGAGCAGGGAGTGGATCCCACCGACAATCATGCTGAGAGGATGCTTCGATTCGCCGTGCTGTGGCGCAAATCCAGCCAGGGTGCGCCCAGAGCGAAGAAGGCAATCGCTGGGTGGAGCGTATCCTCTCACTTAGGCAGACCTGCCGGCTTCAGAAAAAGACAACCTTCCCCGTCCTTGTTGAAGCCCTGCGCGCATACTTCCGGGGCCAGGAACCCGACCTCGCCTCGATCGCCCAGCCTACCCTTTGACTCAGACCCCGATATCGCTTACCTGTAGAGAGTACGCGAGGCCCAACCGGCACCCCCTCTCCTTTATCTCCCGGAGGCCTCGAGGGGTGTCGACCGACCGAATCGCATGCTTATGGACATCCCGCGGAAAAAACAGCGCCCCCACTCCGCTCAATAGACGTAAAAGCCGCGACCCGACTTCCGGCCGAGCCACCTGGCGGCGACGTATTTCCTCAACAGGGGGCAAGGGCGATACTTGTCGTCGCCGAGCCCGCGCTGCAAAACCTCCATGATGGCAAGGCAGGTGTCAAGCCCGATCAGGTCCGCGAGGGCCAGCGGCCCCATCGGGTGATTCGTCCCGAGTTTCATGACCTGGTCGATGTCTTCAGCCGTCCCCACCCCTTCGAACAGGGCATAGACCGCTTCGTTGATCATGGGCATCAGCACGCGGTTACTGATAAACCCCGGAAAGTCGTTCGCCGGCACAGGCGTCTTGTCCATCGCCACCGCCAAGTCGCGAGTGGTCCCTAAGGTTTCCTGCGAAGTGGCCAGGCCGTTGATGATCTCGACGAGCTTCATCATCGGAACGGGGTTCATAAAGTGCATGCCGATCACCTTGTCAGGCCGTTTGGTGACCGATCCGATCCGGGTGATCGAGATCGACGAGGTGTTGGAGGCGAGTATGGCTTCCTCCCGACAGACCGCGTCTAACTGCTCGAAGATCCGCGCTTTCAGTTCCTCGTTCTCCACGGCCGCCTCGATGACGAAATCCGCACGGGTCATGTCATCGAGCGCTATCGAACCTTCGATGCGGCCCAGAATCGTCTTCATGTCCTCGGGGGTCAACTTCTCCTTCTTGACGAGCCGTCCGAGGCTCTTTTCGATGGTCGCAAAGCCACGCTCCACAAACGCATCCTGAATGTCGTTCATGATCACCGCGTATCCGCTTGCGGCCGCCACCTGCGCTATACCGGAGCCCATCTGCCCCGAACCGATCACTCCCACTGTCCTAATGTCCACCATTCCTCCTCCTCGATCGTTTGAAATGGATGTTGCGTCCCTGAACCCCTCCGCGGGCGGGGGACTTGCGGGCGAACCCCGCCACGGCAGGCCCGGCGGCCATTGCAGCCCCGCGCTTCAACCCCCGGCGCAACCGGCTTCAGACCCGGCCGCCTGGAGACGGCTTCCGCGCGGATTCAGCACCGCCCGCCCTCTCCCATCGCCGTTCTCGACTCGAAAGGCCCCGAGCGAAAGCTCCGCAGCCTTTTCTTCATAGGCTCAAGAGGGCGGCAAAAGCAAGCCTCTCTTTGCCGCACCCTGAAAATGATCGGCCGGCACTCTCCGAGCCTGAAAGCCGTTGACCTGCTTGCAGACCCATTTCGGAACAGACGCCGTTTCCCGCCCGAAGATTGTTCCGATATATTGTGACGCACAGCCGTTGC
Protein-coding regions in this window:
- the mdh gene encoding malate dehydrogenase, which gives rise to MRRKVTVIGCGNVGATVAMRLAEKELADVVLIDILENVPAGKALDLSEAAPIEKHDCKITGVSNDYSEAKDSDIVIITAGIPRKPGMSRDDLLSTNMVIMKSVVEKIALVAPNTILIIVSNPLDAMCHVAYEVSKFPKKKILGMAGVLDSARFRTFIAMELNVSIENTHAFVLGGHGDSMVPLPRYSTVAGIPITELMPSERIEALVERTRNGGAEIVGLLKTGSAYYAPASAAVEMAEAILKDKKKILPCAAYLEGEYGIKNLFMGVPVKLGAKGIEEIIEIELSPDEERSLRGSADAVQQLVNDLNRLKM
- a CDS encoding cobalamin B12-binding domain-containing protein, which encodes MEDNRIRVLAAKPGLDGHDRGIKVIACALMEAGMEVIYTGLRQSPSQIVDAAIQEDVDVIAMSILSGAHDYLFPKVMDLLKERNVDDILVIGGGIIPDGDIPELKKAGIAEIFGPGTPTDQIISFIRCHTPFSKSLP
- a CDS encoding 3-hydroxybutyryl-CoA dehydrogenase translates to MDIRTVGVIGSGQMGSGIAQVAAASGYAVIMNDIQDAFVERGFATIEKSLGRLVKKEKLTPEDMKTILGRIEGSIALDDMTRADFVIEAAVENEELKARIFEQLDAVCREEAILASNTSSISITRIGSVTKRPDKVIGMHFMNPVPMMKLVEIINGLATSQETLGTTRDLAVAMDKTPVPANDFPGFISNRVLMPMINEAVYALFEGVGTAEDIDQVMKLGTNHPMGPLALADLIGLDTCLAIMEVLQRGLGDDKYRPCPLLRKYVAARWLGRKSGRGFYVY
- a CDS encoding IS66 family transposase; this translates as MIHSNRSKASFEALIKDWAGILVSDGYSVYRRWVGLRQTCLAHLIRKAKELSERKDPDIKRFGLWATHELQRLCHMAKAPPPSGSGRPFMLV
- a CDS encoding acyl-CoA mutase large subunit family protein; this encodes MVGEVDCRGDIADNAKKWSDGVEKKINKHPERKANFINPSGIPIKRLYSPVDTYNVGYIEELGFPGEFPFTRGVQPTMYRTQYWTMRQYAGFASAEESNRRYKFLLEQGQTGLSVAFDLPTQIGYDSDDDMAIGEVGKVGVAIDSLKDMEILFNGIPLDTVSTSMTINAPAAVLLAMYIVVGEKQGVSSDKLRGTIQNDILKEYSARGTYIFPPKPSMRVITDIFSYCASNVPLWNTISISGYHIREAGSTAVQEIAFTLADGIAYVEAAITAGLDVDTFAPRLSFFFNAHSDFFEEIAKYRAARKLWAKIMKERFGAKNPKSMMMRFHTQTAGCTLTAQQPKNNIVRVAFQALAAVLGGTQSLHTNSMDEALCLPSEEAVQVALRTQQLIAHETGAGDTVDPLGGSYYLENLTNEICQKAEAYIQKIDKMGGAVEVIENGFIQREIQESAYKWQQEIEQKKRVVVGMNSFHVEEEKEGDLQRVDPQVRLTQIEALNSLKLTRDRYKVESSLTSLENCARGKDNLMPYILESVRSYATLGEICRVLKSVFGEYAQVKTFG